A segment of the Superficieibacter sp. HKU1 genome:
TAGCCAGGCAGGTGATATAGCGTGGGTGGAAAATCCCGGTTATCCAGGCGCGAAAAGCGTCTTTATGACGGCGGGCCTGAGTGTTGTCGGCGTACCGATCGATGAAGAGGGCCTGGCGTTAGATAAAACGCTGGCGACCCCCTCGCTGATTTTTACCTCGCCGTCACATCAGTATCCGCTCGGCCAGGTGATGAGCGCATCGCGCCGTCTGGCGCTGCTGGAGTATGCGCAGCGGCAGGGGGCGTGGATTATTGAAGATGACTACGACAGTGAGTTTCGTTATAGCGGCGAGCCGATCCCGGCAATGCTCGGGATGCGGGAGAATGCGCCGGTGGTCTATCTGGGAACGTTCAGCAAAACGTTGTTCCCCGCTTTGCGCATTGGTTTTATGGTGATGCCGCCCGCACTGGCGGAAGCAGTAAAACCGATCGTTGCGGCGTTATTGCGCGGCGGTCATCGCGCGGAACAGCTGGCGCTCGCGCACTTTATCGAAGAGGGCCACTATGCCCGCCATTTAGCGGCCATGCGCCGCCTGTACCGCAAGCGGCAGGGCGCGCTGCGTGAGGCGCTGGCGAGTGAGTTACTACATCCGCATCAGGTTCGCGGCGGAGACGGGGGGCTGCATCTGACGGTGATTATGGACCAGGTGAACGATGTTGCGCTGGCGGAGCAGGCGCGGCGCTATCAGCTGGCACCGGGCGCGCTCAGCCGGTTATACCTTGACCCCACCGCCGCCCAGTGCGGATTGATCCTCGGCTATGGTAATACGTCGGCCTCGCACTACCGTAGCGCAGTACGCACGCTTAACCGGTTGATTGCGAAGCCTCAGCGCGGGCAAGGGTAAAGATGTCATAAAAAGAAAGGTCGCCTTTGGTGGCGATCATTTTCTGTAGCTGCATCTTATAGGGCTGTTCAACACGCGGCGATTGCAGGATGTTAGCGATCAACTGTTCAGGGGCAAAACGGGTGTTATACCACTCACCGTTAAAACAGACGCGGAAATCCAGCACGTCGATATCTTCATAACGGTAGCGGGGATTAACGTCGAAAAAGAAGAAGGCGTTGAACAGAATAAACAGCACTACCAGTAGCCAGACGGAATCTGCCAGCGTTTCAGAGCGCAGCATCACGACCAGAGTGGCAAACCAGGCGATATACATACCGACAAACAGGCCGGGATGGTTGCGAATGAAGCTGATGCTAAAGCGCGGGCGATTGTCGCGCTTTTCGCGGGCATTAAGTTCGTCAATGGTTGTCGTCAGCAGTCGCTGTATTTCTGTCATGTCGGGCCTTTATTCTTCTACAAATGCAGGGAAACATCCCATTTTAAGTTGTAATAAAGCCAACAAAAAGTAACAGATTGGTTGCGAAAAAGCATAACAGTTACACGGGCAGGGTTTTAATCACCCGGGCGGGATTGCCGCCGACCACAACATTGTCCGGCACATCTTTTACCACTACCGCGCCGGAGGCAACCACCACGTTATTACCGATGGTGACGCCCGGATTGATAATCGCGCGTCCGCCGATCCAGACGTTATCACCAATCGTTACCGGTTTGCCCAGTTCAATGCCGCTGTTACGCTCGCCAGGATCCAGCGGATGCATTGCGGTATAAATATGCACCCCGGGAGCCAGCATGCAGTTATCACCGATGTGGACAGGACACACGTCCAGCATTACACAATCGAAATTGGCATAAAAATTAGCGCCGAGATGAATATTGTAACCGTAGTCGCAGCGAAAGCTCGGCTCAATATACGCGCCCTCACTCTTACCCAGTAAATCGCCCAGCAGCGCTTTACGTACAGCGCGTTCGTCAGGGTCGGTATGGTTATAACGATGGAGTAAATGCCTGGCACGCAGACGTTCTGCCCTGAGCGTTTCATCTCCAGGGCGGTAGCGTTCACCGGCGATCATTTTGCGTTTTTCTTCACTCATACGGCGCTCCTGTTTTTACAGGGGGCTACCTTAAAGGGTATCCATGCCGCAGGGAACGTTCCCCGTCATACAGTGTGATGCGAATCCCGTTTTATGGTTGAGATAAAGGAAAAAGAGGAGAAATCGTAACGTAATTCATATCCTGAATAATAAACAAGGTATTAGCGAATAAATTGCCATACGGAAGGTGGGATTTTATCGTAAAGCTTATTCATGGTCAGTTCTGCAAGACGATGATCGGCGGCTGAGTAAAATACAACCAGCTCATTATCTGATAATTCATATTTGTTCTTTTCAATGACGCGTTCGAGCGTGTCGATTGTCTGACAGCGCCTCAAACGCATCAAATAATCAGTCTTGGTTAATGCTTTGTCAGTCATAGATGTACCTTGTTGATTGTTGTCGTATTAGCAGGAGAGTCTGGCCGGATTAGCCTGGCTCACATTAACAAAGCAGTGAAACAGGTTATTACCGGATTTACGCCACTTCTGCAAATCCTGCGTACTAATGCCATAGTTGCTGAACAACATAAACGTGTCATCCAGATATTCATCAATCTGCATAACCAGATTATTATCTTCATTATACTTAATCTTATAATTAAGCGCGAAGGTAGCAATGTGTTCGATAAGCTCATTTAACTGGAGGTTGATCGCCGAAGTGGGATCGTTGACCCAGCCATGGTTGCTCTCATCGAGGTTGGCAATGCAGTCATGATACAGGTTTTCACAGAGAAATTTAAGCTGTGCGATATCGTGTCTTTTTGGCGAGTATTCGTCCATAGCGCATCCCCTTATAAATGTTTTTGACAACTGCTAGCGAACACTGTGTGGGATGGATACAACTCACTAACCTGAAGCTTACGCTCATTCCTGATACTGTAACTATAATCTACTCTCAAACAGATTTCATCGCTCTGGAACGAAAAATTACAATTCTGACGTTTTAATACTTTTCTTAACGCCGCGTGGTGACAGAAATGATTTTAAACATAGTTGCGCAATCATGAATAGCAGCACATAAGGAATACAAAAAGTGTTTCTATTATGGTGATGATAACAGCCAGGAAATTTCTTAATATTATGTGATAATTTCTCTGGCCTATTTGTCATACATAAATAATATGTGTTTCACTATACGTGGTTCAGCCCCCATAAAAAAGGCCGCTTACGCGGCCCTTGTTACGTGTCAGTATTACGGATGCTTAACTGAATGAGTATGCTCAACATCTTCATTCTTGCGGCTAAAGCGGCGGCGAACCACCACGAAGAACACCGGAACGAAGAAGATAGCCAGAATGGTCGCGGTCACCATCCCACCCATTACGCCTGTACCTACGGCGTTTTGCGCACCGGAGCCGGCACCGGTGCTGAGCACCAGCGGCATAACCCCCAGGATAAACGCCAGCGAGGTCATCAGGATAGGACGCAGACGCATACGCACAGCTTCCAGCGTCGCTTCTACCAGTCCTTTGCCTTCTTTCTCCATCAGGTCTTTGGCGAATTCCACGATCAGTATCGCATTCTTCGCTGACAAGCCGATGGTGGTCAACAATCCTACCT
Coding sequences within it:
- the maa gene encoding maltose O-acetyltransferase, with amino-acid sequence MSEEKRKMIAGERYRPGDETLRAERLRARHLLHRYNHTDPDERAVRKALLGDLLGKSEGAYIEPSFRCDYGYNIHLGANFYANFDCVMLDVCPVHIGDNCMLAPGVHIYTAMHPLDPGERNSGIELGKPVTIGDNVWIGGRAIINPGVTIGNNVVVASGAVVVKDVPDNVVVGGNPARVIKTLPV
- the tomB gene encoding Hha toxicity modulator TomB, which gives rise to MDEYSPKRHDIAQLKFLCENLYHDCIANLDESNHGWVNDPTSAINLQLNELIEHIATFALNYKIKYNEDNNLVMQIDEYLDDTFMLFSNYGISTQDLQKWRKSGNNLFHCFVNVSQANPARLSC
- a CDS encoding PLP-dependent aminotransferase family protein, which gives rise to MNIPDEALYALLRQALETRATTTRQRALYYVLRDAILAGKLQPLSRLPGSRILAQALTLSRNTINAALEQLAIEGYLTRNRQGTTVSPLPSPPEAAVPSVQPVTLAGRLQHLPVGTRRDSPALWLTPGLPATNYFPLSLWRRLLDNVLRSEGSLLLGYGDPAGEPRLRVAIARHLALSRGIHCDASQIVITEGSLEGMSLCTHILSQAGDIAWVENPGYPGAKSVFMTAGLSVVGVPIDEEGLALDKTLATPSLIFTSPSHQYPLGQVMSASRRLALLEYAQRQGAWIIEDDYDSEFRYSGEPIPAMLGMRENAPVVYLGTFSKTLFPALRIGFMVMPPALAEAVKPIVAALLRGGHRAEQLALAHFIEEGHYARHLAAMRRLYRKRQGALREALASELLHPHQVRGGDGGLHLTVIMDQVNDVALAEQARRYQLAPGALSRLYLDPTAAQCGLILGYGNTSASHYRSAVRTLNRLIAKPQRGQG
- a CDS encoding YlaC family protein translates to MTEIQRLLTTTIDELNAREKRDNRPRFSISFIRNHPGLFVGMYIAWFATLVVMLRSETLADSVWLLVVLFILFNAFFFFDVNPRYRYEDIDVLDFRVCFNGEWYNTRFAPEQLIANILQSPRVEQPYKMQLQKMIATKGDLSFYDIFTLARAEASQSTG
- a CDS encoding HHA domain-containing protein, which produces MTDKALTKTDYLMRLRRCQTIDTLERVIEKNKYELSDNELVVFYSAADHRLAELTMNKLYDKIPPSVWQFIR